In Hyphomicrobium denitrificans ATCC 51888, the DNA window GACGTCAACGATACTCACGGCCACGATGCGGGCGATGCGGTGCTGAAGGAGTTTTCGGTCCGGCTGAAGCGCAACACGCGTGGCGTCGATCTCGCCTGCCGTCTCGGCGGCGAAGAGTTCGTCATCATCATGCCGGATACCGATCTCGACCGCGCGTATCAAATCGGAGAGCGGCTGCGTGCGTGCGTCGCCGCCGATGAGTTCACTATCGATGGCGGACAGAGCGTCCGCGTGACGGCCAGCGTCGGGATCGCGACGCTCGAAAGCCCGCAAGATACGCCCGAGTCGATGTTCAAGCGTGCCGACAACGCGCTCTATAAGGCCAAGCGCCGGGGCCGGAACCGGGTCGTTTCAGACGCCGCATAGTCATCCGCAGAGCACAGCTGTCCGGATTGACGACGCCATATATCCTTGATCAGGCCGCAGAGCTGCCAAGGAAAAGGCTCACATTTCCAGCCTATTAGTCGGGACCGGAGCGATCAGCGCGAGCGAATCGTGACTGTGGAGCAACAGGTAAAGCAGTTCTTGATTTCTGCACCGTTATCTGGCACCAACTACCCGGTTGACAAAGGGGGGCCACGAGAAATCGAAGCCTTTGCGTCACGATGCCCACTCGGGGCTCGTGGCGTCCTTAGTTCCCGATCTGCTGGGCCCGCCGCATAGCCTGGTAGGACGGGGATGGATCGATCCGAGTGACCACGCGAGTGGCCTCCTCGAACGGTTGCAGAGGGTCGATCGTGAAGCTGGGTGAGGAACAACGCCCTCTTTGAACTTCGCCCGGTTGTGGCCAGGGTCGTGAAGCTGTCTCGGAACGATTTACCCCGCTGCCGAGTTTGCTTTCAGCCCTGGCCACTTAATGCGGCCAGTGCTCCCACCAATCTCAAAATACGGAATTCCGAGTAAGCGGACGCGGGTTAAATCCCTGCGCCTAATTACTTAATCTTCGTTTCCTTGAACTCGACGTGCTTGCGCGCGACGGGATCGTACTTCTTGAAAACAAGCTTTTCAGTCGACGTGCGCGGGTTCTTCTTCGTGACGTAGAAGAAGCCCGTTCCAGCGGACGACAACAACTTGATCTTTTGTGTAACCGGCTTTGCCATGATTCACGCTTGGAAAGAAAAAGGGCTGACCCAGGTCAGCCGCAGAGCGCGCAACATACGCGTGGGATTTTCTATGTCAAGGTGTAGGCTGCGGCATCGTGCACGAGACCAAGGTGCGCTGAAAGCCGCAGGCATCCTCGAAGTAGAACGGCAAATCCGAGCCGGTGAAATCCCCCTGGTTCGAATCTTCCAGCCGCAGAGAAACGTCGTCCAGCACCAATCGTGTGATGTTCGGTAGATCGAGCTTGCGCGCTTCATCGAGCGTAAACCAATCGAGATCGAGCAATTCACCGTCCGGCGCCGATTGGGCGTTCGCGACCGTCGAGCGTGGTGCAGTAAAAAACCACGTGTCGTAGCGGCGGACGCGGCCTGGAGGGGTTATGGCGCGCGCCAGCGGAGAAAGATGAATCGGAGCCGGTGCGTAGCCTGCGGCCGAGAATGACGGCCAGAGCTCGTTCCGCAGATCGCTGGCCGCTTCCGCGCCGATGAGCATTCCGGCTTCTTCGTAGAGTTCGCGCACGGCCGCCAATGCGAAGGGACGGATTTCGGCGACGAGGTCGCGCGGCAGGTAAGGCGTGTCGAACGAACGCGCGAGCACACGGTCGGCATCATCGACACGGCCGCCGGGGAAGACCCATTTGTCGGGCAAAAAAATCTGATCGGCATGACGCCGGCCCATCAGCAGCCTTGGGTCCGGGGTGGTGTCGTCGATAACGACCACGCAGGCCGCGTCGCGAATTTCGACATGGCCTGCTGCGGTGAGAGATGACGACGCCTCGATCATTGCGCGATCGCTTTCGACTTACTTTACCGCTTCCGGCTCGGCTGATGGAAGGCGCGACAGGTCATCGTTATCGAAAGCGGGATTGCCGAAGCCGTGCATGCGCAGCGCCCATTGATATCCGATGAGCGCGCCTTTCACACGCGGCAGCAGCCAGAGGCTGAGCAACACGGTGACGGGCAGCCAGACCGCAAGTTCGACCCACACAGGCGGCGCGAACATTTTTTCGGTCATCAGAATACCGCCGACGATGACGTGGCCGGTGATCGTCATCACGAAATAGGGCGGCGCGTCGTCGGCGCGATGATGAAATAGTTCGGTCCCGCACGACGAGCATACGTCGTTGACCTTGAGGAATTTTCCGTAGATGCGGCCGTTGCCGCAGCACGGGCACTTCTGGCGCCATCCGCGCTTCAACGATTGCCACACATCACGAGGCGGTAGGCTGTCGTCGACGGGCGCTGCCATTTGATTTAAGTCATGCATGCTCATGGTGATGGGCTGTCCAGGCGGCATGGTCAATACGTAGGCGGTTTCTGCGACGTTATCGACGACGCTGGAATTTGCCGAATCTTCTTCTCGGAGCCCCGCGCGTGCCCGCCTTGAGCGCCGCAAAATTCCCGCGCGAGGCTGGCGTCAGCATTTCAAATCGCAGCGCTCCGGCGGACGGGATGGCTTCCAGCAGCCGCACTTCGACCGTGTCTCCGAGGCGATAGCCGGCGCCCGTGCGCGCGCCCACCAGCGCGTGAGAGGCTTCAATGTGGTGATAATAATCGTCGCCAAGGCTCGAGATGGGGATGTATCCATCCGCACCGGTGTCTTTCAGGCGCACGAACAGGCCGGAGCGCGTCACGCCCGCGATGCGCGCTGGGAACGTCGCGCCGATGCGATCGGCGAGGTGAGCGGCGATGAGACGGTCGGTCGTTTCGCGCTCCGCCGACATGGCGCGCCGCTCCGTGTCGGAGATCGCCTTGGCGACGCTCGCGAGGTGTGGGATTTCTTCGTCCGTCAGTCCATCGGGTCCGAGATCCAACGCGCGGATCAGCGCGCGGTGCACGATGAGGTCGGCGTAACGGCGGATAGGTGACGTGAAGTGCGCGTAGCGGACGAGGTTCAGGCCGAAGTGTCCGATGTTCTTCGGGGTGTATTCCGCCTGCGATTGCGAACGCAGGATCACCTCGCTGATGAGATCCGGCACCGGCAGGTTTTTTGCCTGTTCGAGAACTTTGTTGAAGGCTTCGGGCCTGAGCGCGCCTGCGTGCGGAACCTTCATGTCGAGCGTTTCGAGGAAGTCGCGCAGGCCTTTCAGCTTCTCCGCGCTCGGCGCATCGTGCACGCGATAGACGAGCGGCAAGCGCTTTTCTTCGAGCGTCTCGGCGGCCGCGACGTTCGCCTGGATCATGAATTCTTCGATGAGGCGGTGCGCGTCGAGACGTTCCGGCGTGACGACGCGTGCGACGCGGCCTTTGTCATCGAGAACAATCCGGCGCTCCGGCAGATCGAGATCGAGAGGCCCGCGCTTGTCGCGTGCGATGGCAACGGCGCGATACGCAGCCCAGAGCGGCTTCAGAGCGCGCTCCATCAGCGGTTCGCATTTTTCCGAAGGCTGCCCGTCGATTGCCGCCTGCGCTTCCTGATACGAGAGCTTGGCAGCCGAACGCATCATCGCGCGAACGAACTTGTGACGACGCTTCTCGCCGTGACGGTCGAACACGAGATGCACGGCGAGGCAGGCGCGCTCTTCGCCTTCGCGCAGTGAGCAGAGGTCGTTCGAAATCTTTTCCGGCAGCATCGGCACGACGCGATCCGGAAAGTAGACCGAGTTGCCGCGCAGTTGCGCTTCGCGATCGATCTTCGAGCCGGGGCGGATGTAATGCGCGACGTCGGCGATCGCGACGGTCACGATAAAGCCGCCCTCGTTCTTCGGATCGCTGTCGAACTCGGCATGCACGGCGTCGTCGTGATCGCGCGCGTCGACGGGGTCGATCGTCAGAAGCGGGACTGCGCGTAGGTCTTCGCGGCGATCCATCGTCGGGGCGGAAAGCGTTTCGCATTCCTTCAGCACGCTTTCGGGAAAGTCTTCCGGAATGCCGTGGGCGTGGATGGCGATCAGGGAAATCTGGCGCTGGTCGTCGGGATTGCCGAGGCTTTCGACGATTTCCGCACGCGGCGTCGCAAAGCGGCCGCGGCGGACGAGTTCGAAGCGCACGAGATCGCCGTCGCTGGCTTCGCCCATGTCGTCGGGCAGGATCGGCCAGCTCTTCAGCTCCTTGCGGTCGATCGGCTCGATCGTTCCGCCGCCACGCTTCGACGCGCGGAAGATGCCGAGCAGGCGGCGTTTCTCTTTCGGCAGCTTCTTGATCGGCGTCGCTTCAAAGATCGCGCCGCCGCCGGTTGCGCGGGGGAGTCTGGTGAGCTTCGCCAGAACGCGGTCGCCGATGCCGATGTCGTTATCCGCCGAGCGCGCCGAAAGCGACAGGCGCACGGTGGGGCGCTTGCCCTCGTCTTCGTCCCATTGCAGCGGCTTGGCGATCAGATCGCCGTCGGCGTCGCGTCCGGTGACTTCGAGCGTCGTGACGGGCGGAAGCTTGCCCTTTTCCTTGAGATGCTTCTTGTCGCCGGTGAGCGTGCCATCGGCGGCCATCTCGGCGAGGATGCGCTTCAGTGCGATGCGCGCGCCGCCCGAGACGCCGAATGCGCGCGCAATCTCGCGCTTGCCCGCCTTGCCTTGGGCAGAGTTCAGGAATTCGAGGATCTGTTCTTTGCTCGGCAGACCGCGATCGGTGGCAACGCGCGCTGCGCCCTGCGGTTTGCCGCGCGGTGTCTTCCCTCGTAGCTTCTGCTTCAGGCTTTGGCCTTTGCGAGTTTTTTAGCGGCGGGTTTGGCTGCTGACTTCTTAGCCGGAGCCGCTTTCTTCGCCGCTGCCGGTTTTGCAGTCCGTTTTGCGGCGGGTGCTGCTTCGCCCTTGGCGGGCTTTGCAGCCTTCGCGGCTTTCGGCTTGGCGGACGAACGCGATGCTTTCGATTTCTTGCCGCCGCCGTTGGCGATGCGCTCGGCGATGAGTGCCACGGCTTCATCCATCGTCAGCGCCGAAGGGTCCTTGCCGCGCGGCACGGTGGCGTTGACCTTATTGTGCGTGACGTAAGGACCGTAGCGGCCTTCGAGCACCTGCACGGGGCCGCCTTCGCTCGGATGCGCGCCGAGGTCTTTCAGAACCTTGGGAGCATTCCGCTGGAAGCGGCTCTTGCCGCCGCCCGCGCGCTTTTCGGCAAGCAGCGTCACGGCGT includes these proteins:
- a CDS encoding DUF983 domain-containing protein, which codes for MAAPVDDSLPPRDVWQSLKRGWRQKCPCCGNGRIYGKFLKVNDVCSSCGTELFHHRADDAPPYFVMTITGHVIVGGILMTEKMFAPPVWVELAVWLPVTVLLSLWLLPRVKGALIGYQWALRMHGFGNPAFDNDDLSRLPSAEPEAVK
- the rpmG gene encoding 50S ribosomal protein L33; translated protein: MAKPVTQKIKLLSSAGTGFFYVTKKNPRTSTEKLVFKKYDPVARKHVEFKETKIK
- a CDS encoding NUDIX hydrolase, producing MIEASSSLTAAGHVEIRDAACVVVIDDTTPDPRLLMGRRHADQIFLPDKWVFPGGRVDDADRVLARSFDTPYLPRDLVAEIRPFALAAVRELYEEAGMLIGAEAASDLRNELWPSFSAAGYAPAPIHLSPLARAITPPGRVRRYDTWFFTAPRSTVANAQSAPDGELLDLDWFTLDEARKLDLPNITRLVLDDVSLRLEDSNQGDFTGSDLPFYFEDACGFQRTLVSCTMPQPTP
- the rnr gene encoding ribonuclease R, with the protein product MKQKLRGKTPRGKPQGAARVATDRGLPSKEQILEFLNSAQGKAGKREIARAFGVSGGARIALKRILAEMAADGTLTGDKKHLKEKGKLPPVTTLEVTGRDADGDLIAKPLQWDEDEGKRPTVRLSLSARSADNDIGIGDRVLAKLTRLPRATGGGAIFEATPIKKLPKEKRRLLGIFRASKRGGGTIEPIDRKELKSWPILPDDMGEASDGDLVRFELVRRGRFATPRAEIVESLGNPDDQRQISLIAIHAHGIPEDFPESVLKECETLSAPTMDRREDLRAVPLLTIDPVDARDHDDAVHAEFDSDPKNEGGFIVTVAIADVAHYIRPGSKIDREAQLRGNSVYFPDRVVPMLPEKISNDLCSLREGEERACLAVHLVFDRHGEKRRHKFVRAMMRSAAKLSYQEAQAAIDGQPSEKCEPLMERALKPLWAAYRAVAIARDKRGPLDLDLPERRIVLDDKGRVARVVTPERLDAHRLIEEFMIQANVAAAETLEEKRLPLVYRVHDAPSAEKLKGLRDFLETLDMKVPHAGALRPEAFNKVLEQAKNLPVPDLISEVILRSQSQAEYTPKNIGHFGLNLVRYAHFTSPIRRYADLIVHRALIRALDLGPDGLTDEEIPHLASVAKAISDTERRAMSAERETTDRLIAAHLADRIGATFPARIAGVTRSGLFVRLKDTGADGYIPISSLGDDYYHHIEASHALVGARTGAGYRLGDTVEVRLLEAIPSAGALRFEMLTPASRGNFAALKAGTRGAPRRRFGKFQRRR